The Candidatus Bathyarchaeum sp. genome contains the following window.
ATCGTGAGTTAACTATGGATGTTAATTATGGGGGAACAATGAATCTAATTAATTCGATTAATGAGACTAATCGGGAAATTGTGCTTGTTTTTACTTCTTCTGCAAGTGTTATGGGTCCAACCCAGTTTCAAAACAGGCTGGTTACGCGGCAGGACCCCTTGGTAGTTACCGGAAATTATGAGGAATCAAAAATAAAGTGCGAGGAATTTCTCAAAGAAAATGCAGACAACTACCTTATTTTTAGGCTTGCTGGTGTGCTTCCTGAATTTTCGTTTTCGGCGTTTTCGGGTTCGTTTTCAGCGATGGAGGAGCTTTTTGACATGCATCCGGACATGCGTCTTGAAATGATAAAAGCAAAAGACGTGGCAACAGCCATAGTTACGGGAGTTGAAAAATTAAAAGAAGGAACAACACCAAAAAATCAAGCCTACATTCTGGGCGGTGGCAAACAAAACGGGTGGCAACTAACGGGACGAGAATTTGTTACGCGCATGTTTAGCGCAATGTCCATGCACGTACCAGATACAAAATATTTCACGTCCGATATTAACACGTATCATCTGGATTGGTATGACACCAAAGAAGCTCAGCAAGAATTTGAGTTCCAAAACCACACAATGGAAAAGCACTTTAAGCAAATGAAGAAAAAATTCAGAATTGTTAAACTGCCAATCCTACTATTTCGAGGATGCATAAACAAAAAACTTGTAAAAATGTCCCCATACAATAAAGATTAAAACAATTTTGATTAAAATTGCAAGAGCATCAGATTCGGACAAAAACA
Protein-coding sequences here:
- a CDS encoding NAD(P)-dependent oxidoreductase, which gives rise to MRLLITGAFGNVGQIVIKEAFNRGHEIVVFEVENKRTLKTTKKLRSKLKNVIFGDIRNFEDIKKAVQDCDGVIHLAAILPPFSKRHRELTMDVNYGGTMNLINSINETNREIVLVFTSSASVMGPTQFQNRLVTRQDPLVVTGNYEESKIKCEEFLKENADNYLIFRLAGVLPEFSFSAFSGSFSAMEELFDMHPDMRLEMIKAKDVATAIVTGVEKLKEGTTPKNQAYILGGGKQNGWQLTGREFVTRMFSAMSMHVPDTKYFTSDINTYHLDWYDTKEAQQEFEFQNHTMEKHFKQMKKKFRIVKLPILLFRGCINKKLVKMSPYNKD